TCGGTCCACAGAATAAAAAAGCCTGTGCAAGCTGGTTGTTTTTAATGGCATTTTTAAGTGTACCTGTAATGTGCAGCTGTCCTACAACGGTTTCAAACGTTGCCGGACGGTATTTACGGGCAGATACTATGAAATTTTCCATTGCCACGAAATTATAAAATATTTATGGATTAAAGAAGTGGAGTTTTACTAGATTCGCAGTAGTAAATACTAACAAAAAGAGAAATGAAATTTACAGCATCGCGGTTATCAGAAGGGAATAAGGTTTTTCCGGCGCAGATCATTTTAGAAGAGAGCAGTGTAGAAGTTAAAATTCCGGGATTATTTAGCGGGGATTCTAAATACCTGAACTATGAAGACATTACGGCCATTGAAATAGATACACCAATGATTGGTTTTTCTACCATCAGGTTATTTCACAACGGAAACAAAGTGGAGGTTCATGGATTCTCTAAATCGGATGTGAAAGAGATTAGAAGAATCATTGATGAGGCAAGAAGTAAAAGAAGACGTTAATTTTAAGTGTACATAAAAAAAGCGTCCTGGTAAAAACCGGGACGCTTTTATTCCTTTTAAGGAAGATTACTCAGCTACTACAGCGAAAGGAACTTTAACTTTCACTTCTTTGTGTAAGTTTAGGTTAGCAACATAGTCACCAACAAATTTAGGCTCAGTTTCAAAAGTAATACGGCGACGGTCAACATCAAAACCTTGTTGTTTTAATGCATCAGCAATCATAATGGTGTTAACTGCACCAAAAATCTTACCTGTTTCACCAGCTTTAGCACCAATTGATAATTTAACATCAGTTAAACGCTCAGCGATACTTTCAGCATCTTTCTTAATTTTATCTTGTTTAAAAGCAGCTTGCTTCAAGTTTTCTGCCAATACTTTTTTAGCAGAAGAAGTAGCCAATTGAGCAAAACCTTGAGGAATCAGGTAATTACGACCGTATCCTGGCTTTACATTTACGATATCATCTTTTTCCCCTAGGGACTT
The nucleotide sequence above comes from Pedobacter sp. MC2016-14. Encoded proteins:
- the rplI gene encoding 50S ribosomal protein L9 translates to MEIILKQDIKSLGEKDDIVNVKPGYGRNYLIPQGFAQLATSSAKKVLAENLKQAAFKQDKIKKDAESIAERLTDVKLSIGAKAGETGKIFGAVNTIMIADALKQQGFDVDRRRITFETEPKFVGDYVANLNLHKEVKVKVPFAVVAE